The following coding sequences are from one Verrucomicrobiia bacterium window:
- a CDS encoding DMT family transporter gives MLPSFLTTFLFAMSAVSGARATKVMGGTEANFWRLSLATSLLAVFAFIWGKGFEGGGFYILFISGCIGFGLGDLALFQAYPRIGSRLTMVLVQTLAAPMAAITEWLWLDHAITGQQMICGAIILTGVAIALAPQEHLHIPKKVLVTGVIFGLIAAYGQGFGAVLSRKAYAVIEASGNHIDGITAAFQRIVGGVLVSGIFVLVVKRREIMAQLPGAKHPEDLPAVNPDRWRKGWYWMVLNGLAGPTLGVSCYQWALLNNGTGVVMPIVALTPLAVIPFAYFIEGERPSKRSLVGGVIAVIGAVALTMVTVR, from the coding sequence ATGTTGCCGTCGTTCTTAACGACATTTTTGTTCGCGATGTCTGCCGTCTCCGGCGCCCGGGCCACCAAGGTCATGGGCGGCACGGAGGCGAATTTTTGGCGTCTTTCGTTGGCCACATCGTTACTCGCCGTTTTTGCCTTTATCTGGGGTAAAGGCTTTGAAGGCGGCGGGTTTTACATCCTCTTCATCAGCGGTTGCATCGGGTTCGGTTTAGGAGATCTGGCTTTGTTCCAAGCGTATCCGCGTATCGGCTCGCGCTTGACGATGGTGCTGGTGCAGACGCTCGCAGCCCCCATGGCGGCGATCACCGAATGGCTCTGGTTGGACCACGCCATCACGGGGCAGCAGATGATTTGTGGCGCGATCATCCTGACGGGTGTGGCCATCGCGCTCGCACCGCAGGAACATCTGCACATCCCCAAAAAGGTGCTGGTGACGGGTGTGATCTTCGGCCTTATCGCCGCGTATGGTCAGGGCTTCGGAGCGGTATTGAGCCGCAAGGCATATGCCGTCATCGAGGCGTCTGGCAATCATATCGATGGCATCACCGCCGCGTTTCAACGAATCGTCGGGGGCGTGCTCGTTTCCGGCATTTTCGTATTAGTAGTGAAGCGCCGTGAAATCATGGCGCAACTGCCCGGAGCCAAGCATCCTGAAGACCTTCCTGCCGTGAATCCTGATCGCTGGCGCAAGGGCTGGTATTGGATGGTGCTCAACGGACTCGCCGGTCCTACGCTCGGCGTGAGCTGCTATCAATGGGCTTTGCTCAATAACGGCACGGGTGTGGTCATGCCCATCGTGGCTTTAACTCCTCTGGCGGTGATCCCCTTCGCGTATTTCATCGAGGGCGAACGGCCTTCCAAGCGGTCATTGGTCGGTGGCGTGATCGCCGTGATCGGAGCGGTGGCGCTGACGATGGTGACGGTGCGGTAG
- a CDS encoding polysaccharide biosynthesis/export family protein yields MKYMVKFFSSGRIVWAMLLVLGMITAGCATTGSTSSNAANQAEASKPPVDDKLRINDLVTITFQGAPDLSLHEERIKDDGSITLKHIGSIKAVGKTVGELQTDIQAAYVPKLYRNLVVTVKAEDRFFWVNGEVKINNRYVHSGQHTVLKAIATAGGFTDYAAERRVELTRVDGRKFIIDCKKAQKDPKLDLPVYPGDIIFVPKTNI; encoded by the coding sequence ATGAAGTATATGGTTAAGTTTTTTTCCAGTGGGAGAATCGTTTGGGCGATGTTGCTGGTCTTGGGGATGATCACCGCCGGTTGCGCCACCACGGGCAGCACCTCCAGTAACGCTGCCAATCAGGCAGAAGCAAGCAAGCCCCCGGTTGATGACAAACTGCGCATCAATGATCTGGTCACCATCACCTTCCAAGGCGCTCCCGACCTCAGCCTGCATGAGGAACGCATCAAGGACGACGGCTCCATCACCTTGAAACACATCGGCTCCATCAAGGCAGTGGGCAAAACCGTGGGCGAACTGCAAACAGACATCCAGGCTGCCTATGTGCCCAAGCTGTATCGCAATCTCGTGGTGACTGTGAAGGCTGAAGACCGTTTCTTCTGGGTGAACGGAGAAGTGAAGATCAACAACCGTTATGTCCATTCCGGCCAGCACACCGTTTTGAAGGCCATCGCCACAGCTGGCGGATTCACTGACTATGCCGCCGAAAGAAGGGTGGAGCTGACCCGCGTGGATGGCCGGAAATTTATCATCGACTGCAAGAAAGCGCAGAAAGATCCCAAGCTGGATCTGCCGGTTTACCCTGGTGACATCATCTTCGTTCCCAAGACCAATATTTGA
- a CDS encoding outer membrane beta-barrel protein yields the protein MTKRILAVTGMLAAGFAMAQTAQAQEKPWNVSAKLRGFYDDNYATAPSNPVGAGVAPARDSLGFELSPSASLNLNPGDQTSINASYTYSMRYFEDRVEDSADHSHIFQGRLTHNFSERARLELNESFAIAQEPQLLDPATLTRPLRSEGDNIRNIAGFVFGIDVTRLLGFEFGYQNSFYDYEQEGLDSLSARLDRMEHQVMLNSRWMISEPTTGIFGYTLNITDYNADDQITPPVPPGPVAADTRNSISHSLYVGADHSFSRQFLGSFRVGGTYTEYPNAVVGVSSSALSPYVDISGNYSYGDGSYVMVGARVNRSSTDVNNSLDQQAYALYGSVNHRITPRLIASVIGQYQYSRFSEGPEDGSSDNFFAVGLNLSYEINNFLSAETGYNYDRLDSNVTAGNRSYTRNRVYIGIRATY from the coding sequence ATGACAAAACGAATTCTGGCTGTAACCGGCATGCTTGCCGCTGGTTTTGCGATGGCGCAAACCGCTCAAGCCCAAGAGAAACCTTGGAACGTCTCCGCCAAGTTGCGTGGTTTCTACGATGATAACTATGCTACGGCACCTTCCAATCCGGTCGGCGCGGGCGTGGCTCCGGCCCGGGACAGCTTAGGGTTCGAACTGAGCCCGTCTGCCAGCCTGAACCTGAATCCGGGCGATCAGACCTCAATCAACGCCAGCTACACCTACAGCATGCGCTATTTCGAGGACCGCGTGGAGGACAGCGCGGACCACAGCCACATTTTCCAGGGCCGTCTGACTCACAACTTCTCCGAACGGGCCCGCCTTGAGTTGAACGAAAGTTTCGCGATCGCCCAAGAACCGCAATTGCTGGACCCGGCCACGCTGACCCGCCCGCTGCGTTCCGAGGGTGATAACATCCGCAACATCGCGGGCTTCGTTTTCGGCATTGATGTCACCCGTCTGCTCGGCTTTGAGTTCGGCTACCAGAACTCTTTTTACGATTACGAACAGGAAGGCCTGGACTCCCTCTCTGCGCGCTTGGACCGCATGGAGCATCAGGTGATGTTGAACTCCCGCTGGATGATTTCCGAGCCGACCACCGGCATCTTCGGCTACACGCTGAACATCACTGATTACAATGCTGATGACCAGATCACACCTCCAGTTCCTCCCGGACCGGTGGCCGCCGATACGCGCAACAGCATCTCCCACTCGCTCTACGTGGGTGCAGATCACAGCTTCAGCCGTCAGTTTTTAGGTTCCTTCCGTGTGGGTGGCACCTATACCGAATATCCTAATGCCGTTGTCGGCGTAAGCAGCAGCGCACTCAGTCCGTATGTGGATATCAGCGGCAATTACAGCTACGGAGACGGCAGCTACGTCATGGTAGGTGCCCGCGTCAACCGCTCCTCCACGGATGTGAACAATTCCTTGGACCAGCAGGCCTACGCCTTGTATGGTAGTGTCAATCATCGCATCACTCCGAGACTGATCGCCAGCGTGATTGGCCAATACCAATATTCCCGCTTCAGCGAAGGTCCTGAAGACGGGTCGAGCGACAATTTCTTTGCCGTGGGTCTGAATCTCTCTTACGAGATCAACAACTTCCTCTCGGCCGAGACCGGTTACAATTATGACCGTTTGGACTCCAACGTCACGGCCGGCAACCGCAGTTACACACGTAACCGCGTTTACATCGGTATCCGTGCCACTTACTAA
- a CDS encoding polysaccharide biosynthesis tyrosine autokinase produces MEAVPNPPTLPTLKESEAQLHFLDYWRILRVRKVLIMVIFLLVVTTTTVITFWMPKTYMSTARIAVDKDVTDAPGLLGRQMQMGFDLFYIQTQFERIQSTEVLNKVIEDKDLLLNERWSKRFGMERQLETAETYGVLSKRLRVRNVRNTSIIEIGVISEDRKEAADIANKIVEVYRAIRQDRVLNYAESGIKKYQEEKAALDNDVKRLQGEVESLRKEAGITDFMGDSPTIQTLDTESLRQFDRERIAVSAVYEERRTRLDELKTVEPAKLPTALLQLQYNDALNELIKTGNQLDQERAKLLKELTAEHPDVLKLDAALAKNKELVDTTVSATMKALQAQVASSKAQLDTLEQQVKNAVASDQAKQSKIAPYAAKKRELDNAMEMVRVWDVRGRQEKFERDLPRLSMVETVDEAKAALKPYRPNIPLNIALGIVVGFVVGVGLAFFVEYLDTSMKTIDDVELALQAPVVGVIPQNVGPIFEEGEDSPHAEAYRVLRTNVLFGRKDERLNTITVVSGGAGEGKSTTIMNIATIFAQNGHRILLVDTDLRRPSLHKAFNVSNSIGLTSFLLGQRTLEEAIQKTPIKNLDFLPSGRLPASAMGILNSPQMKDFVNDIKQRYDFVFFDAPPILGVSDASILVSMMEMTLLVVQYRKYPQPMTVRAKLTIDKVGGNLLGVVLNNINLSSDSYYYYHSGYHYNHYARSEDSMEEKEPSKSPAPKKSEDEKASVKQKY; encoded by the coding sequence ATGGAAGCCGTACCCAACCCGCCGACTCTCCCGACGCTGAAGGAAAGCGAAGCCCAACTCCACTTTCTGGACTACTGGCGCATTCTGCGCGTCCGCAAAGTCCTCATCATGGTGATTTTCCTGCTGGTTGTGACCACCACCACGGTCATCACCTTCTGGATGCCGAAAACCTACATGAGCACTGCCCGCATCGCAGTGGACAAGGACGTCACCGATGCTCCGGGTCTCCTTGGTCGCCAGATGCAGATGGGCTTCGACCTTTTTTACATTCAGACGCAGTTCGAGCGCATCCAGTCCACTGAAGTGTTGAACAAGGTGATCGAAGACAAAGATTTGCTGCTCAATGAGCGTTGGTCAAAACGGTTTGGCATGGAACGTCAGCTCGAAACTGCCGAGACTTATGGCGTCCTGAGCAAACGCCTGCGTGTCCGCAATGTCCGCAACACCAGCATCATCGAGATCGGCGTCATCAGCGAAGACCGCAAGGAAGCGGCCGATATCGCCAACAAAATCGTGGAGGTCTATCGCGCCATCCGCCAGGATCGTGTGCTGAACTACGCCGAAAGCGGCATCAAGAAGTATCAGGAAGAGAAAGCGGCCCTTGATAATGATGTGAAACGGCTCCAAGGCGAAGTGGAGAGCTTGCGCAAGGAGGCCGGCATCACCGATTTCATGGGTGACAGCCCCACCATCCAGACGTTGGATACGGAATCACTCCGCCAGTTTGACCGCGAACGTATCGCGGTTTCAGCCGTTTATGAAGAGCGCCGTACGCGCCTGGATGAGTTGAAGACGGTGGAGCCAGCCAAACTTCCGACCGCATTATTACAACTGCAATATAACGATGCTCTGAACGAATTGATCAAGACCGGCAACCAGCTGGACCAGGAACGGGCCAAGCTGCTCAAAGAGCTGACCGCAGAACATCCGGACGTGCTGAAGCTGGATGCGGCTCTCGCGAAGAACAAGGAGCTTGTCGACACCACGGTCTCGGCGACCATGAAGGCGTTGCAGGCTCAAGTCGCCAGTTCCAAGGCACAATTGGATACTTTGGAGCAACAGGTCAAAAATGCCGTGGCCAGTGATCAGGCCAAACAATCCAAGATCGCCCCTTATGCCGCCAAGAAGCGGGAACTGGACAATGCCATGGAAATGGTACGGGTGTGGGACGTGCGTGGCCGCCAGGAGAAATTCGAGCGCGATCTGCCCCGTCTCTCCATGGTGGAAACAGTCGATGAAGCCAAGGCAGCATTGAAACCCTATCGTCCGAACATCCCGCTGAACATCGCCTTGGGTATCGTGGTAGGCTTTGTCGTGGGTGTCGGCCTCGCGTTCTTCGTCGAGTATCTCGATACCAGCATGAAGACGATTGACGACGTGGAGCTGGCCTTGCAGGCGCCCGTCGTCGGGGTCATCCCGCAAAATGTTGGCCCTATCTTCGAAGAAGGAGAGGACAGTCCTCATGCCGAAGCATATCGCGTCCTCCGCACGAACGTCCTCTTCGGCCGTAAAGACGAGCGTTTGAACACGATCACAGTGGTCTCCGGCGGTGCCGGTGAAGGCAAATCCACCACCATCATGAACATCGCCACCATTTTCGCGCAGAACGGACATCGCATCCTGCTCGTAGATACGGATCTCCGCCGTCCCAGCCTGCATAAGGCATTCAATGTCTCCAACAGCATCGGCCTCACCAGCTTCCTGCTCGGCCAGCGCACGCTGGAGGAAGCGATCCAAAAGACCCCGATCAAGAACCTCGACTTCCTGCCCAGCGGACGGCTGCCCGCCAGCGCCATGGGCATCCTGAATTCCCCGCAGATGAAGGATTTCGTGAATGACATCAAGCAACGCTATGACTTCGTTTTCTTCGACGCGCCGCCGATCCTGGGCGTCAGCGATGCTTCCATCCTTGTCAGCATGATGGAAATGACACTGCTTGTGGTCCAATACCGCAAGTATCCCCAGCCGATGACCGTCCGCGCCAAACTGACCATCGACAAGGTGGGCGGCAACCTGCTGGGCGTGGTGTTGAACAACATCAATCTTTCATCCGATTCTTACTACTATTACCACAGCGGTTATCACTACAATCACTACGCACGCTCGGAGGATTCCATGGAAGAAAAAGAGCCATCCAAATCTCCCGCACCGAAGAAGAGTGAAGATGAAAAGGCTTCCGTGAAGCAAAAATATTGA
- a CDS encoding FHA domain-containing protein, protein MLQFRAIAGSPQNTVWEVAYFPVAIGRAPSAGIRLEKAGVWDKHAEVVLDLEQGFILTGHEGAMTRVNGEAIQQTRLRNGDVIEIGSVKLQCWLADAKRQNLAWRELFTWALLIAVTILQLILIGRLL, encoded by the coding sequence ATGCTGCAGTTCCGCGCCATCGCCGGGAGTCCGCAGAATACTGTCTGGGAAGTCGCTTATTTTCCTGTCGCCATAGGCCGTGCCCCCAGTGCCGGCATCCGGCTGGAAAAAGCCGGTGTTTGGGACAAACATGCGGAAGTGGTGTTAGATCTGGAGCAAGGCTTCATCCTGACCGGCCACGAAGGGGCGATGACCCGCGTCAACGGCGAAGCCATCCAGCAAACCCGTCTGCGCAATGGCGATGTGATCGAGATCGGCTCGGTAAAACTTCAGTGCTGGCTCGCGGATGCGAAGCGCCAGAATCTGGCCTGGCGCGAGCTGTTCACCTGGGCATTACTCATCGCCGTCACCATCTTGCAACTGATCCTCATCGGCCGCTTGCTTTGA
- a CDS encoding ABC transporter substrate-binding protein → MKRFTRRKFIGTAALAGGAALLGGCGDGNKNGASTASPSGSPVAPAGQPPIEEPYISDCEPGIRGGRFIIANFSDPKTFNPITANETSSRDVYEMMFVGLIEKNHATQEVHPALAAEWSVAEDKKTWTIRLRKGLKWSDGHPITADDVLFTFNDVIYNKAIVNVVVDQMRIDGRDFAVSKVDDLTIKVVTPDIFAPFAEFFGDVRILPKHVLGELVKKDPKNFEASYGVNTPPEKLVCSGPYKLKQAKAAEFTMLERNPYYFVVDKKGQQLPYFDTVVHMVVPDQNAISLRFLKGDCDVQEFVRPEEAMRFKAEAASGKFKLIELGVASQLDLISFNQNPGANNSGKPYVAPHKLKWFRNTKFRQAVSHAIDRQSIVKSSLNGLGKPHWGFWADSNTKWYNPSIPKQEYDLNKARQLLAEIGIKDRNGDGFLEDEAGNPVEFEMNTNAGNSRREKGSVIVQEDMKRLGIKVNYRPLDFNTLVSKLDANFDYECIFLGLASTSPDPVESLNVLRSSGFSHQWYPRQKTPSTEWEARIDELMNLQLKTLDYAERKKYTDEVQVIMAEQAPLIYLTAMQAFSAIRADVANLRPTVQHNNRLFWNIAELYFKK, encoded by the coding sequence ATGAAACGATTCACCCGGAGAAAATTCATCGGGACAGCGGCACTGGCAGGCGGAGCAGCCCTGCTGGGCGGCTGTGGGGACGGAAATAAAAACGGTGCATCGACGGCGAGTCCATCCGGCTCACCCGTTGCACCTGCGGGCCAGCCTCCCATCGAAGAACCCTACATCTCCGATTGCGAGCCAGGCATCCGGGGCGGCCGCTTCATCATCGCAAATTTCTCCGACCCCAAGACCTTCAACCCCATCACGGCCAACGAGACATCCTCACGCGATGTGTATGAGATGATGTTCGTGGGCTTGATCGAGAAGAACCACGCGACGCAAGAAGTTCACCCTGCCCTGGCCGCCGAGTGGAGCGTGGCGGAGGACAAGAAGACTTGGACCATCCGCCTGCGCAAAGGCTTGAAGTGGTCCGATGGTCATCCGATCACGGCCGATGACGTCCTCTTCACATTCAATGACGTGATCTATAACAAGGCGATCGTCAATGTGGTCGTCGATCAGATGCGGATCGATGGGAGAGATTTTGCGGTCAGCAAAGTAGATGACCTCACGATCAAAGTGGTGACCCCGGATATCTTCGCGCCGTTCGCCGAGTTCTTCGGCGATGTCCGCATCCTGCCCAAACATGTGCTGGGTGAGCTGGTGAAGAAGGATCCAAAGAATTTCGAGGCTTCCTACGGTGTGAACACACCACCGGAGAAGCTCGTCTGCAGCGGTCCCTACAAGCTCAAGCAAGCCAAGGCGGCGGAATTCACCATGCTGGAGCGGAACCCATATTACTTCGTGGTGGATAAGAAAGGGCAGCAGCTCCCTTACTTCGATACGGTCGTCCACATGGTGGTGCCGGATCAGAACGCCATCTCGTTACGTTTCTTGAAGGGTGATTGTGACGTGCAGGAGTTCGTGCGGCCGGAAGAGGCGATGCGCTTCAAGGCGGAAGCTGCCTCCGGCAAGTTCAAACTCATCGAGCTCGGTGTCGCCTCCCAGTTGGACCTCATCAGCTTCAACCAGAACCCTGGCGCGAACAACTCCGGCAAGCCCTATGTAGCTCCGCACAAGCTCAAGTGGTTTCGCAATACCAAGTTCCGTCAGGCAGTCTCCCACGCCATTGACCGTCAAAGCATCGTGAAGTCGTCCTTGAACGGTCTGGGCAAGCCGCATTGGGGCTTTTGGGCGGATTCCAACACGAAATGGTACAATCCCAGCATCCCGAAACAGGAGTATGACCTGAACAAAGCCAGGCAATTGCTGGCCGAAATCGGTATCAAAGACCGGAATGGGGACGGCTTTTTGGAAGATGAGGCGGGCAATCCGGTAGAGTTTGAAATGAATACGAACGCCGGGAACAGCCGCCGGGAAAAAGGCTCGGTCATCGTCCAAGAGGATATGAAGCGGCTGGGTATCAAGGTGAATTACCGCCCGCTGGACTTCAACACCCTCGTCTCCAAGCTGGACGCCAACTTCGACTATGAGTGCATATTCCTCGGCCTGGCAAGCACCTCACCGGACCCGGTAGAGAGCCTTAACGTGTTGCGTTCCAGTGGTTTCAGTCATCAGTGGTATCCCCGGCAGAAGACGCCTTCCACGGAATGGGAGGCGCGCATTGACGAACTGATGAACCTGCAATTGAAGACCTTGGATTATGCCGAACGAAAAAAGTATACGGACGAAGTGCAGGTGATCATGGCCGAGCAGGCACCGTTGATCTACCTGACCGCCATGCAGGCATTTTCTGCCATCCGGGCGGATGTGGCGAACTTGCGCCCGACGGTTCAGCATAATAACAGGCTATTTTGGAACATCGCGGAGCTGTATTTCAAGAAATAG
- a CDS encoding glycosyltransferase — METAEPLIPRTALLVHGGASSVEAIRACGLAQGLPADRLLFLYREGNRAETYARWEKAIAHWKPDLLYLLNTAMPGCALALKLRWLKGVPYLLDTGDVIYEMAQSAGTTPWWKIPALGVIEELTQASAAGIIVRGSKHREHLSQAGYAKVHLIRDGCSPAASPSPEAVLQLKKQLRLDAPLIVGLMGSLTFSPSLQICYGWDMVEALAQLPEGRVQCVIIGDGNGRTWLEEKARRLGVWSRIRFCGRIPYEQVPLYLRVLDVALSTQTNNLAGQVRTTGKLPEYMAAGCYILASRVGDAEVLLPRGMTLEYHGAVDSHYPARLAARIQELLAHPEQLQERETLPALAQRFCSYDRLAGQFKEVLKQAVKASGR, encoded by the coding sequence ATGGAAACCGCTGAACCATTGATCCCCCGCACTGCTTTGTTGGTGCATGGCGGCGCGTCAAGCGTCGAAGCCATCCGTGCGTGCGGTCTTGCGCAAGGATTGCCGGCGGACCGGCTGTTATTCCTCTACCGGGAGGGCAATCGCGCGGAAACATATGCGCGCTGGGAGAAGGCCATAGCGCATTGGAAGCCGGACTTGCTCTACCTTTTGAACACGGCCATGCCCGGTTGTGCCCTCGCCTTGAAGTTGCGCTGGTTGAAGGGGGTGCCCTATCTGCTCGATACTGGGGATGTCATCTATGAGATGGCTCAAAGCGCAGGCACGACGCCTTGGTGGAAAATCCCGGCGCTGGGCGTGATCGAGGAACTGACGCAAGCGAGTGCGGCCGGGATCATCGTGCGCGGCAGCAAGCATCGCGAACATTTGTCGCAAGCGGGCTACGCCAAGGTGCATCTGATTCGGGATGGCTGTTCACCGGCGGCAAGCCCTTCGCCAGAAGCCGTTTTGCAGCTTAAAAAACAATTGAGGCTGGATGCGCCGTTGATCGTCGGTTTGATGGGATCGCTCACGTTCAGTCCCTCGCTTCAAATCTGTTATGGCTGGGATATGGTGGAAGCACTGGCGCAATTACCGGAAGGCCGTGTGCAATGTGTGATCATAGGTGACGGCAACGGCCGAACATGGCTGGAGGAAAAGGCGAGGCGCCTGGGGGTGTGGTCGCGCATCCGTTTCTGTGGACGCATCCCGTATGAGCAGGTGCCGCTGTATCTCCGCGTATTAGATGTGGCGCTCTCCACGCAGACGAACAATCTCGCGGGGCAAGTGCGCACCACCGGCAAGCTGCCGGAGTACATGGCGGCAGGCTGTTACATCCTGGCTAGCCGCGTGGGTGATGCCGAGGTGCTGCTGCCGCGCGGGATGACCCTGGAATATCACGGAGCCGTGGATTCGCACTATCCTGCAAGGCTGGCGGCTCGCATCCAGGAATTGCTCGCTCATCCGGAGCAATTGCAGGAACGGGAAACATTACCTGCCTTGGCGCAGCGATTCTGTTCCTACGACCGCCTGGCGGGTCAGTTCAAGGAAGTCCTGAAGCAGGCCGTCAAAGCAAGCGGCCGATGA
- a CDS encoding ABC transporter substrate-binding protein: MLQPKVLFGVMAAAALVFGGCGKKSESGNNASSGSGSGGAATAGDKLAKDDGFPLPEPALLSDCEPGIRGGRLIVATVGDPKTFNPITENEQSSTDIIRLLYVGVMGFDWRTQKAVPGMAESCTAAEDQKTWTIVLRKNLKWSDGKPLTADDVVFTWNDIIFNPKINNVTRDMFMMHGKPFVVTKVDDLTVKIVTPEVYPPFLEFAAGGVPILPKHKLEEFTKPDKDGNVKFESALGINTPAKDLVCSGPYKLKDFKPGQLVLLERNPYFPNTDSKGQRLPYLDEVVYMSTPDMNAMSLRMLAGETHVHEFVRPDEYNRFKEAADKGKFKLLELGIGPEKSFIWFNLNTGSNTNSGKPYVAPHKLKWFRDTKFRQAIAHAIDRDSIVKGAFSGRGEVHFGFVSPVIKKWHNPNTAKYPYDIPKAKALLKEIGFEDRNNDGILEDRDGKVLEFEMNTNAGNNLRERISVLVQEDLKRLGCKVNYRPIDFNALVDKIQNSYDYECMYLGLGGGASDPIANSNVVKSDGFTHFWFPRQSKPSFEWEAKLDELMNTQGTTLDEAKRKEAFDEVQVILAREAPFIYLANQYNYTAVDSKLAGLKPTVLSSYRVTWNVEELYFQKK, from the coding sequence ATGTTGCAGCCCAAAGTTCTTTTCGGTGTCATGGCAGCAGCCGCCTTGGTTTTCGGCGGTTGTGGGAAGAAATCGGAATCAGGCAATAACGCTTCCAGTGGAAGCGGCAGTGGCGGTGCTGCTACTGCCGGTGACAAACTGGCTAAGGACGACGGCTTTCCTTTACCCGAACCCGCCTTGTTATCCGATTGCGAGCCGGGCATCCGCGGCGGCCGTCTCATCGTCGCCACCGTCGGCGATCCCAAGACCTTCAATCCCATTACCGAGAACGAACAGTCCTCCACGGACATCATCCGGCTATTGTATGTCGGCGTGATGGGCTTTGACTGGCGTACGCAAAAAGCGGTGCCGGGCATGGCCGAATCTTGCACGGCGGCCGAAGACCAAAAGACATGGACCATCGTCTTGCGCAAGAACCTCAAATGGAGCGATGGCAAACCGCTGACCGCTGATGACGTGGTGTTCACCTGGAATGACATCATTTTCAATCCCAAGATCAACAACGTCACCCGCGACATGTTCATGATGCACGGCAAACCCTTTGTCGTGACCAAGGTGGACGACCTGACGGTCAAGATCGTGACGCCGGAAGTGTATCCGCCTTTCCTCGAGTTCGCCGCTGGTGGCGTCCCCATTCTACCCAAGCACAAGCTGGAAGAATTCACCAAGCCGGACAAAGACGGTAACGTGAAGTTTGAATCGGCCCTCGGCATCAACACCCCGGCCAAAGATCTGGTGTGCAGCGGCCCGTATAAGCTCAAGGATTTCAAACCCGGCCAGCTCGTCTTGCTGGAGCGGAATCCTTATTTCCCGAACACGGATTCCAAAGGCCAACGCCTGCCCTATCTGGATGAGGTCGTGTATATGAGCACGCCGGATATGAACGCCATGTCCTTGCGCATGCTGGCCGGGGAGACTCATGTGCATGAGTTCGTGCGCCCGGATGAATATAACCGCTTCAAAGAAGCGGCTGACAAAGGGAAATTCAAACTGCTGGAGCTTGGCATCGGCCCGGAAAAGTCTTTCATCTGGTTCAACCTGAACACCGGCAGCAATACGAACTCCGGCAAACCCTATGTGGCCCCGCACAAATTGAAATGGTTCCGCGATACGAAATTCCGCCAGGCCATCGCCCACGCCATCGACCGCGACAGCATCGTCAAAGGCGCCTTCTCAGGCCGCGGTGAAGTGCATTTCGGCTTCGTCTCGCCCGTCATCAAGAAATGGCACAATCCCAATACCGCCAAGTATCCTTATGACATACCCAAGGCGAAGGCCTTGCTCAAGGAGATCGGTTTCGAAGACCGCAACAACGACGGCATTTTGGAAGATCGCGATGGCAAAGTGCTGGAATTCGAGATGAACACGAATGCAGGCAACAACCTGCGCGAACGCATCTCCGTGCTGGTGCAGGAAGATCTGAAACGCTTGGGCTGCAAGGTCAACTACCGCCCCATCGATTTCAATGCGCTCGTGGACAAGATCCAGAACTCTTACGACTATGAGTGCATGTATCTGGGACTTGGCGGTGGCGCTTCGGATCCGATAGCGAATTCAAACGTGGTGAAATCCGACGGCTTCACCCACTTCTGGTTCCCGCGCCAGTCGAAGCCCTCGTTTGAGTGGGAAGCCAAGCTGGATGAGCTGATGAACACCCAAGGCACCACGCTGGATGAGGCCAAGCGCAAGGAAGCCTTTGACGAAGTGCAGGTGATCCTCGCCCGGGAAGCGCCTTTCATTTATCTGGCCAACCAGTACAATTATACTGCCGTGGATAGCAAGCTGGCCGGCCTGAAACCCACGGTGCTCAGTTCCTATCGCGTGACGTGGAACGTGGAAGAGCTCTATTTCCAGAAAAAATGA